A region from the Desulfoglaeba alkanexedens ALDC genome encodes:
- a CDS encoding 4Fe-4S binding protein, which translates to MRIVNARRISQVFFFLLFLWFCWVSTVGTKWWQLRGWPVNWFLQLDPLAAFATLLTTGTLYRGLAWALVVMAATVILGRFFCGWVCPFGTLHQAVGYLGRRKVRMKEKAAQNRYRPAQQVKYAVLAVFLGAAFGGWLDSPLVGTLQTGLLDPIPFFHRSVNLVVLALGRGGSRVIREGWLLGVLFGAAVGLNLYLPRFYCRFVCPLGAFFAVLSRNALWRIGKTCRDCSACGRCEAFCEGACEPAGVIRTGECVLCMNCLDGCRERIVTYQRPVSAGGEIPLPDLKRRRFVASLASGVLLVPVLRLDGTWGPAAPPRLVRPPGALPEPDFLRRCLKCGQCVRVCPTRVIQPAGLESGIEALWTPVLDFRAGSSGCQYNCVACSHICPTAALRPLSVEEKQGTGPFSERGPLRLGTAFVDRSRCLPWAMDRPCIVCQENCPVSPKAIFTRDVFVVVRDGRHRVTAVEAGVVWLREPRLVPGTLATGDFFCAFEGPEDGREGRRYRITGNSEREIWFTSDEGAELAPYDSGWLNVEIRLRRPQVDPERCVGCGICEHECPVTGLRAIRVTAENESRHPQKRLVLPR; encoded by the coding sequence ATGCGAATCGTCAATGCTCGAAGGATCAGCCAGGTTTTCTTTTTCCTGCTTTTCCTGTGGTTCTGTTGGGTGAGTACCGTCGGCACGAAGTGGTGGCAACTCCGCGGCTGGCCGGTGAACTGGTTTCTGCAGCTGGACCCCTTGGCGGCGTTCGCAACGCTGCTCACCACGGGAACGCTGTACCGAGGGCTGGCCTGGGCGCTGGTGGTGATGGCGGCAACAGTGATCCTGGGCCGTTTCTTCTGCGGCTGGGTCTGCCCCTTTGGAACGCTGCACCAGGCCGTGGGCTACTTGGGACGCCGCAAGGTGCGCATGAAGGAAAAGGCGGCTCAAAACCGCTACCGCCCGGCACAGCAGGTCAAGTACGCGGTGCTGGCGGTTTTTCTCGGCGCAGCCTTCGGAGGATGGCTGGATTCGCCGTTGGTGGGGACACTCCAGACCGGCCTTCTCGATCCCATCCCCTTTTTCCATCGTTCCGTAAACCTGGTGGTGCTGGCGCTTGGAAGGGGTGGAAGCCGGGTGATTCGGGAAGGCTGGCTTCTCGGGGTGCTTTTCGGCGCGGCGGTGGGGCTCAACCTCTATCTACCAAGGTTCTACTGCCGCTTCGTGTGCCCCCTGGGGGCGTTTTTCGCTGTTTTGAGCCGGAACGCCCTCTGGCGGATCGGAAAGACTTGCAGGGACTGCAGCGCCTGCGGCCGATGTGAAGCCTTCTGCGAGGGCGCCTGCGAACCCGCTGGTGTCATCCGAACCGGTGAATGCGTCCTGTGCATGAACTGCCTGGACGGATGCCGGGAACGCATCGTTACGTACCAGAGGCCGGTTTCGGCCGGAGGCGAAATCCCGCTTCCCGACCTCAAGCGCCGTCGCTTCGTGGCTTCCCTGGCTTCCGGGGTGCTCCTGGTCCCCGTCCTGCGCCTGGATGGAACTTGGGGTCCTGCGGCCCCGCCGCGGCTCGTCCGGCCGCCTGGAGCCCTCCCCGAACCGGATTTTCTCCGGCGGTGCCTCAAGTGCGGCCAGTGCGTCCGGGTCTGTCCCACCCGGGTCATTCAACCGGCGGGTCTTGAGTCCGGCATCGAGGCACTGTGGACGCCGGTGCTGGATTTCCGAGCCGGATCCAGCGGCTGCCAGTACAACTGCGTGGCGTGTTCGCACATCTGCCCCACCGCCGCGCTCCGGCCCCTTTCTGTGGAAGAAAAGCAGGGAACGGGCCCCTTTTCGGAGCGGGGCCCGCTGCGGCTGGGAACGGCCTTTGTGGACCGGAGCCGCTGCCTCCCGTGGGCCATGGACCGGCCCTGTATTGTCTGCCAGGAAAACTGCCCGGTGAGCCCCAAGGCGATCTTCACACGCGACGTGTTCGTGGTAGTCCGGGACGGTCGCCACCGGGTTACGGCCGTCGAAGCGGGGGTGGTATGGCTGAGAGAACCCCGCCTGGTACCGGGAACCCTCGCAACCGGTGACTTTTTCTGCGCGTTCGAAGGCCCTGAAGATGGCCGTGAAGGCCGACGGTATCGCATCACCGGGAACAGTGAACGGGAAATTTGGTTCACTTCGGACGAAGGTGCGGAACTCGCTCCTTACGACTCCGGATGGTTGAACGTGGAAATCCGGCTCCGAAGGCCCCAGGTGGACCCCGAACGCTGCGTGGGGTGCGGCATCTGCGAGCATGAGTGCCCCGTAACAGGGCTTCGGGCCATCCGGGTCACCGCGGAAAACGAAAGCCGGCATCCTCAAAAACGGCTCGTGCTGCCTCGCTGA
- a CDS encoding DUF362 domain-containing protein, producing the protein MTLENEQALSRREFVRRTLRAGITLAAVGGVGLWRFDPKGPEPPGAGDQVNLPDYSVPGTKGRMSVIRGSDRPAALAKAVTGIGGIEAYVHPGDRVLIKVNAAFASPPILSATTHPDLVRGLVRLCFQAGAAAVVVTDNPINDPASCFRLTGIGEAAESEGARVFVPEPGAFQAATLEGGRLIRNWPLLYEPFRGIDKLIGVAPVKDHHRSGASMIMKNWYGLLGGPRNLFHQDIHNIIKELALLVTPTFVILDGTWTMMANGPTGGSIDDLKATHTLIAATDQVAADAFGATLLGKRPADLPWIAKAEEAGAGTADFEALRPLIGEA; encoded by the coding sequence ATGACCTTAGAAAACGAACAGGCCCTTTCCAGAAGGGAATTCGTCAGGCGAACCCTCCGAGCGGGCATCACCCTTGCCGCCGTCGGAGGGGTCGGCCTGTGGCGCTTCGACCCAAAGGGCCCCGAGCCTCCCGGAGCGGGCGACCAGGTGAATCTTCCCGATTATTCCGTCCCGGGAACGAAGGGCCGGATGAGTGTCATTCGGGGAAGCGACCGGCCGGCCGCCTTGGCAAAAGCCGTCACCGGAATCGGAGGAATCGAGGCGTATGTGCACCCCGGCGACCGGGTGCTCATCAAAGTCAACGCCGCTTTCGCGTCGCCTCCCATCCTTTCGGCCACCACGCACCCCGACCTGGTGCGCGGCCTCGTAAGACTCTGCTTTCAGGCGGGAGCCGCCGCCGTGGTGGTGACCGACAACCCCATCAACGATCCGGCCAGCTGCTTCCGCCTGACGGGGATCGGAGAAGCCGCCGAATCGGAAGGAGCCCGGGTGTTCGTTCCGGAACCGGGAGCCTTCCAGGCTGCCACGTTGGAAGGCGGAAGGCTCATACGGAACTGGCCGCTCCTTTACGAACCGTTCCGCGGCATCGACAAGCTCATCGGCGTCGCTCCGGTGAAGGACCACCACCGGAGCGGCGCGTCCATGATCATGAAAAACTGGTACGGCCTCCTGGGCGGGCCGAGGAATCTCTTTCATCAGGACATTCACAATATTATCAAGGAATTGGCTCTTCTCGTCACGCCCACTTTTGTGATTCTGGACGGCACCTGGACCATGATGGCCAACGGCCCGACAGGCGGTTCCATCGATGACCTCAAGGCCACCCATACCCTGATCGCGGCCACCGACCAAGTGGCGGCGGACGCTTTCGGAGCCACCCTCCTCGGCAAGCGGCCGGCCGACCTGCCCTGGATCGCCAAGGCGGAAGAAGCCGGAGCCGGAACCGCGGACTTCGAAGCCCTGCGTCCTCTGATCGGCGAGGCCTGA
- a CDS encoding DUF6599 family protein: MKTVAANRRPSRRETTLSWTVIGVLLLIAAGIAVKQSRYDPGHWSVPGVPGPPAGGTPGPGGNPAVPDPEMFAPQGLSVLGPLETFGPENLSDKIDGKAELYLPAGFQQLACRRFVLEDHPDLWFEVFLYDMGDPRGAFSVYSLQRRSEAESRADLGPFFYRTANAVFGAHGKYYVELVASAENATLLETLERFASRIVRELGQSASHLPELDYFPKEGLEPDSLTRIPADAFGFQEFQDVFTAVYRQDGREATAFVMTRPSAAAAESLAQRYAEFLVESGAKEAEVPGDIPGARALEWYGIFEIVFSRGAVVAGVHEAEDLDLARRTARKLFENLERNAP; the protein is encoded by the coding sequence ATGAAAACAGTCGCTGCAAATCGACGCCCCAGCCGGCGGGAAACGACGCTATCTTGGACCGTGATCGGAGTGCTCTTGCTGATCGCCGCAGGCATCGCCGTGAAGCAGTCCCGTTACGACCCGGGCCATTGGAGCGTTCCCGGGGTCCCGGGTCCGCCGGCAGGGGGAACTCCCGGCCCGGGGGGAAACCCCGCCGTACCGGACCCTGAAATGTTCGCCCCTCAAGGCCTTTCGGTGCTGGGTCCTCTGGAGACCTTCGGGCCCGAAAACCTTTCCGACAAGATCGACGGAAAGGCCGAGCTCTACCTACCCGCCGGCTTTCAGCAGCTTGCCTGCCGCCGCTTCGTCCTCGAAGACCACCCTGATCTCTGGTTCGAGGTCTTCCTTTACGACATGGGGGACCCGAGGGGGGCTTTCTCTGTCTACAGCCTGCAGCGGCGTTCCGAGGCGGAGTCCCGGGCCGACCTGGGGCCGTTTTTTTACCGGACGGCCAACGCCGTCTTCGGCGCCCACGGGAAATATTACGTGGAACTGGTGGCTTCCGCAGAAAACGCCACTCTACTGGAGACACTGGAGCGGTTCGCTTCCCGCATTGTCCGGGAACTTGGCCAAAGCGCGTCCCATCTTCCGGAGCTCGACTATTTTCCCAAGGAAGGACTGGAGCCCGACAGTTTGACACGGATCCCCGCCGACGCCTTCGGATTCCAGGAATTTCAGGACGTCTTCACCGCCGTCTACCGGCAGGATGGCCGGGAAGCGACCGCCTTCGTGATGACCCGGCCCTCGGCGGCGGCGGCCGAATCACTGGCTCAACGCTACGCGGAGTTCCTGGTGGAAAGCGGAGCGAAGGAGGCGGAAGTTCCCGGGGACATCCCTGGGGCCCGCGCCCTGGAATGGTACGGAATCTTTGAGATCGTCTTCAGCCGGGGCGCGGTGGTGGCGGGGGTGCACGAAGCCGAGGACCTGGACTTGGCGCGGCGCACGGCCCGGAAGCTTTTCGAAAACCTGGAGCGGAACGCCCCATGA
- a CDS encoding DsrE family protein → MKIKAIFHIDENEKWTLLIGNVRNLYKGIHDQEYEIEILANSVAVEMFKADNPLHKRDFEELNKLGIRMCACNNSLIGMNIQRSELLPFVNVVPIGVKELIEKQLDGFAYIKP, encoded by the coding sequence ATGAAGATAAAAGCCATATTCCACATCGATGAAAATGAAAAGTGGACGTTGCTTATAGGCAACGTACGAAATTTATATAAAGGGATTCACGATCAAGAATATGAGATCGAAATATTAGCAAACTCGGTTGCTGTTGAAATGTTTAAGGCGGATAACCCTCTTCATAAAAGAGATTTTGAGGAGTTGAATAAACTTGGAATAAGGATGTGTGCGTGTAATAATTCGCTCATCGGTATGAATATTCAAAGATCTGAGCTGCTGCCGTTTGTTAATGTTGTTCCTATTGGAGTCAAGGAATTAATTGAAAAGCAATTAGATGGATTTGCGTATATCAAGCCGTGA